The following proteins come from a genomic window of Lycium ferocissimum isolate CSIRO_LF1 chromosome 4, AGI_CSIRO_Lferr_CH_V1, whole genome shotgun sequence:
- the LOC132053727 gene encoding uncharacterized protein LOC132053727 encodes MEPFQDPIAIEEYRRKLGFQNCKIFGVVVYAKCDRDEREELWEAMVELATQRRPSWIIGGDFNVIVFDERESKDSLEANSPGGMGGLKRSAYSKVTHLIRHGSDHAPLHLECNSNAHHIVKSFKFLNFWTKHHTFMEVVKENRDRRLRGNPFYVFHHKLKKLKRALVQWSRNTYGNIFQQIATIEDTIKVKELQFENNASRENRMQLHQAQAELTRFLHLEEEYWKQKAGMKWFNDGDRNTNFFHSYKCWEVIKLDVLQMVRAFFCGSEIPQFITHTNLVLLPKKETAFVKGRSIAENILLAQEIIRDINLRAKLTNVVIKLDMAKAYDRLSWIFFTKVLRQFGFGEVLIDMKMMKRLRKYEKASGQLVNTDKSCYYVHHKVFARVNIKIKRHTNMRNGSFPCTYLGYPVFYGRRKQIYYEDLIKKVMKRILSWQNRLLSFGGRYVLVNHVLQTMPVYLLSAMNPPSGVIKQLHRIFAKFF; translated from the exons ATGGAACCTTTTCAAGATCCTATTGCCATTGAAGAGTATAGAAGGAAATTAGGCTTTCAGAATTGCAAG ATCTTTGGTGTCGTAGTTTATGCCAAATGTGATAGAGATGAGAGGGAAGAGTTGTGGGAAGCTATGGTGGAGTTAGCAACTCAAAGAAGACCTTCCTGGATAATAGGAGGGGACTTTAATGTCATAGTGTTTGATGAGCGAGAAAGCAAG GATTCACTGGAAGCAAATTCACCTGGTGGAATGGGAGGACTGAAGAGGAGTGCATATTCAAAAG TGACTCATCTGATTAGACATGGTTCTGATCATGCACCACTACATCTTGAGTGTAATAGCAATGCACATCATATTGTCAAGTCTTTTAAGTTTCTCAACTTCTGGACAAAGCATCATACATTTATGGAGGTGGTAAAGGAGAATCGGGATCGTCGACTTCGTGGAAATCCATTTTATGTATTTCATCACAAGTTGAAGAAACTTAAAAGAGCACTGGTTCAATGGAGCAGGAACACTTATGGGAATATCTTTCAGCAGATTGCCACTATTGAAGATACTATAAAGGTGAAGGAGTTGCAGTTTGAAAATAATGCATCAAGGGAGAATAGAATGCAGTTACATCAAGCACAAGCTGAACTAACCAGATTTTTACACTTGGAGGAGGAGTATTGGAAGCAGAAAGCTGGTATGAAATGGTTCAATGATGGAGACAGAAATACAAACTTCTTCCATTCATAT AAGTGCTGGGAGGTTATCAAGTTGGATGTGCTTCAAATGGTTAGAGCTTTCTTTTGTGGATCTGAGATACCACAATTCATCACACATACTAACTTGGTTTTATTGCCAAAGAAGGAG ACAGCATTTGTGAAAGGAAGGAGCATTGCAGAAAATATATTACTGGCACAGGAGATCATCAGAGATATTAATTTGAGAGCTAAACTTACTAATGTGGTGATAAAATTAGACATGGCAAAGGCATATGATAGGCTTTCCTGGATTTTTTTTACTAAAGTATTAAGACAGTTTGGATTTGGAGAGGTTCTCATTGATATG aaaatgatgaagaggtTGAGGAAGTATGAGAAGGCTTCAGGACAACTGGTCAATACTGATAAAAGTTGTTACTATGTTCATCACAAGGTATTTGCTAGAGTTAATATCAAGATTAAAAGACATACTAATATGAGAAATGGATCCTTTCCTTGCACATATTTAGGATATCCAGTGTTTTATGGAAGAAGGAAACAGATATATTATGAGGATTTGATCAAAAAAGTGATGAAAAGGATTCTGTCTTGGCAAAACAGACTGTTATCTTTTGGAGGTAGATATGTGCTGGTTAATCATGTGTTGCAAACCATGCCAGTATATTTACTGTCAGCCATGAATCCTCCTTCTGGGGTGATAAAGCAACTTCATAGGATATTTGCCAAATTCTTTTAG